Proteins encoded together in one bacterium window:
- a CDS encoding GrpB family protein, whose amino-acid sequence MSALGLDKRVVQLVPHRQEWATEFSDEETRLRGALSSLACEIEHVGSTSVLGLPAKPILDIAIGVASVSDVTNALKALGQLGYEYMVDAGAEGGHVLMRESDLHVRTHHLHLVTLEDPQWETYLLFRDFLRGDDAARDAYAAEKSTLAALYPTDREGYTAAKDEIVQRIILEARRSGQAAD is encoded by the coding sequence GTGAGCGCACTCGGACTCGACAAACGCGTAGTCCAGCTGGTTCCCCATCGCCAGGAATGGGCCACGGAGTTCTCGGATGAAGAAACGAGGCTGCGTGGTGCCCTCTCGTCGTTGGCTTGTGAGATCGAGCATGTGGGCAGCACTTCGGTTCTCGGGCTACCCGCGAAACCAATCCTCGATATCGCGATCGGTGTCGCTTCAGTCAGCGATGTAACGAACGCCCTCAAGGCGCTCGGCCAGCTCGGCTACGAATACATGGTCGACGCAGGAGCGGAGGGTGGCCACGTGCTGATGCGTGAATCCGATCTTCACGTTCGCACTCATCACCTCCATCTCGTGACGCTGGAAGATCCTCAGTGGGAGACCTACCTCTTGTTCCGGGATTTCCTGCGTGGCGATGATGCCGCGCGAGATGCCTACGCCGCCGAAAAATCCACGCTCGCAGCCTTGTATCCGACGGATCGGGAAGGCTACACCGCCGCCAAAGACGAGATCGTGCAGCGGATCATTCTGGAAGCGCGTCGCAGCGGCCAGGCGGCGGACTAA
- a CDS encoding GNAT family N-acetyltransferase has translation MEIREESLAHLEAHAHIEIEFDVTRVLDVGVRDRGLGGFELTERAVLPVYQKNYDATSGSHPTEWSRQFDLANWGLLSAWEAEKRIGGAVIAFDTKGLHMLEGRTDLAVLWDLRVARGSRRKGVGASLFAAACEWARGRGCCQLKVETQNDNVPACSFYARQGCVLHGIHRFAYPDLPEEVQLLWYKSLVDPPELPTGHE, from the coding sequence ATGGAGATTCGGGAAGAAAGCCTGGCCCATCTCGAAGCTCATGCCCACATCGAGATCGAGTTCGACGTCACCCGCGTCCTCGATGTCGGGGTTCGGGATCGGGGTCTCGGAGGCTTCGAGTTGACCGAGCGCGCCGTCCTGCCGGTCTACCAGAAGAACTACGACGCGACTTCAGGGAGCCATCCGACCGAGTGGAGTCGCCAGTTCGATCTGGCCAATTGGGGGCTGCTCTCGGCTTGGGAGGCCGAGAAGCGGATCGGTGGGGCGGTGATCGCCTTCGATACGAAGGGCCTGCACATGCTGGAGGGTCGCACGGATCTCGCGGTTCTCTGGGATCTTCGGGTGGCAAGGGGTAGCCGTCGCAAAGGGGTGGGGGCATCGCTCTTTGCAGCGGCGTGTGAATGGGCCAGGGGGCGCGGCTGCTGCCAACTCAAGGTCGAGACCCAGAACGACAACGTGCCCGCGTGCAGCTTCTACGCCCGCCAGGGCTGTGTTCTCCATGGTATCCACCGCTTCGCCTATCCGGACCTTCCAGAGGAGGTCCAGCTGCTCTGGTACAAGAGCCTCGTCGATCCCCCGGAACTTCCGACGGGCCACGAGTAG